One part of the Glycine soja cultivar W05 chromosome 11, ASM419377v2, whole genome shotgun sequence genome encodes these proteins:
- the LOC114372994 gene encoding dirigent protein 1-like → MGEHPTAMKIVEPPNESIAGFGTGFGTIYMMDDPLTEGPSPKEMGKKQNDIQKTGLGRALLSRFYRKTFLESFTEVSDIDAVVKQSLEPLPKLVAATSTTLISL, encoded by the exons ATGGGGGAACACCCAACTGCTATGAAAATTGTTGAGCCTCCTAATGAGTCCATTGCTGGTTTTGGGACTGGTTTTGGGACTATTTACATGATGGATGACCCTCTAACTGAAGGACCAAGTCCAA AAGAAATGGGGAAGAAGCAGAACGACATCCAGAAAACGGGGCTAGGTCGAGCCCTGCTGTCTCGCTTCTACAGGAAGACGTTCCTTGAATCCTTCACCGAAGTCTCCGACATCGACGCCGTCGTCAAGCAATCCCTAGAACCCCTCCCCAAACTCGTTGCTGCCACTTCAACCACTCTTATCAGCCTGTGA